A genomic stretch from Puniceicoccus vermicola includes:
- a CDS encoding transposase: MRRRRFKEQENTAYYHLMSRTVNGEAWFGGREREVLRKIIWQVAEFSGVRVITYAVMKNHFHLFVEVPGERSVSDEELVRRYRILYPRPTAWQPMSADVLAEHLASGSSEGRDLRKALLGRMHDISYLMKTLKQRFSIWFNGSRERFGPVWADRFKSVLVEGDRWALRTVAAYIDLNAVRAGLVKDPKDYRFCGYGEAVGGGRLARAGLSIVDSDLAGYRQTLYGTGAGAREEKVSLSREEAVRVLMKEKGKLPLSVVLRCRVRYFTDGMVLGSPDFVNERIQSEEGAEKRSRKAHAMLGSDWGGLAVGTGLRKALFR, encoded by the coding sequence ATGAGAAGGCGTCGATTTAAAGAACAGGAAAATACGGCTTACTATCATCTGATGAGTCGGACGGTGAATGGTGAGGCTTGGTTTGGTGGGCGTGAGAGGGAGGTCTTGCGGAAGATCATTTGGCAGGTGGCCGAGTTTTCGGGGGTTCGGGTGATTACCTATGCGGTCATGAAGAACCATTTTCACTTGTTTGTAGAGGTGCCTGGGGAGAGAAGTGTTTCGGATGAGGAGTTGGTGCGGCGGTATCGGATTCTTTATCCCCGGCCTACTGCATGGCAACCGATGAGTGCTGATGTTCTGGCTGAGCATTTGGCTTCTGGGAGCAGTGAGGGGAGGGATTTGCGGAAGGCATTATTGGGGCGGATGCATGATATTTCCTACTTAATGAAGACGTTGAAGCAGCGATTCTCGATTTGGTTCAATGGATCGCGGGAACGGTTTGGGCCGGTTTGGGCGGATCGGTTTAAGAGTGTTTTGGTTGAGGGGGATCGGTGGGCTTTGCGGACGGTTGCGGCATATATTGACCTCAATGCTGTGCGGGCTGGGTTGGTCAAGGATCCGAAGGATTATCGGTTTTGTGGCTATGGCGAAGCGGTTGGGGGCGGTCGGCTGGCGCGGGCTGGGCTTTCGATTGTTGATTCCGACTTGGCCGGGTATCGGCAAACGCTCTATGGAACCGGAGCAGGGGCTCGGGAGGAGAAGGTTTCGCTTTCTCGTGAGGAGGCTGTGCGGGTGTTGATGAAGGAGAAGGGGAAATTGCCCCTTTCGGTGGTTCTTCGCTGTCGCGTGCGGTATTTTACAGACGGAATGGTGTTGGGATCTCCGGATTTCGTGAATGAGAGAATTCAATCCGAAGAGGGTGCCGAGAAGCGTTCGCGGAAGGCGCATGCGATGCTCGGCTCGGATTGGGGCGGTTTGGCGGTCGGAACTGGATTACGGAAGGCCTTGTTTCGCTGA
- the purH gene encoding bifunctional phosphoribosylaminoimidazolecarboxamide formyltransferase/IMP cyclohydrolase, with protein sequence MKKNALISVSDKTGLSPFVRELVEKFDYRIYSTGGTARLLREEGIEVTDVSEMTGFPEIMEGRVKTLHPKVHGGLLCRRDKQDHLDQAEKQGIDMIDLVVVNLYPFEETVAKPGVSEEDAIENIDIGGPSMLRSAAKNFASVTVVCEAGDYDEVLQSFRENDEKASLALRRRLARKVYRRTSEYDRAITEYLEKTESDEPDLGSISGFPEIFRTEAPLEQKLRYGENPHQQAALYGSFSEAFRQLQGKALSFNNIIDISAAAFLIGEFEKPTVGILKHTNPCGVASELDLCDAWEKAFATDRQAPFGGIIVCNQSVTGELAERIAKIFCEVIIAPDFSKEALDIFSKKKNLRLIVAQSGLRSSSLQDIRSVAGGLLVQDRDQKRVQPGACKVVTDRHPTEEEWAAMMFGWKVVKHVKSNAIVYAGAEHTIGIGAGQMSRVDSSRIAVWKAGEAGLSLKGSAIASDAFFPFADGLAAAADAGATAAIQPGGSVRDEEVIAEANKRGMAMVFTGVRHFRH encoded by the coding sequence ATGAAGAAAAACGCGCTTATTTCGGTTTCTGATAAGACGGGGCTTTCGCCTTTCGTCAGGGAGCTGGTCGAGAAATTCGATTATCGCATCTACTCTACCGGCGGAACGGCCCGGTTGCTCCGAGAAGAGGGGATTGAGGTCACGGATGTGAGCGAAATGACTGGATTTCCGGAGATCATGGAAGGCCGGGTGAAGACCCTGCATCCCAAGGTGCATGGAGGTCTTCTCTGCCGCCGCGATAAGCAGGACCATCTGGATCAGGCCGAAAAGCAGGGGATCGACATGATCGATCTGGTGGTGGTCAATCTTTACCCTTTTGAGGAGACGGTCGCAAAACCGGGCGTCAGCGAAGAGGATGCCATTGAGAATATCGATATCGGAGGTCCTTCGATGTTGCGCAGTGCTGCCAAGAATTTTGCCTCGGTCACGGTCGTATGTGAGGCCGGAGACTACGACGAGGTTCTCCAATCATTCCGCGAAAATGATGAAAAGGCGTCGCTGGCTTTGCGCCGTCGTCTTGCCCGCAAGGTCTACCGTCGGACTTCTGAATACGACCGGGCCATTACCGAATATCTAGAGAAGACCGAAAGCGATGAGCCCGATCTCGGGTCGATCTCGGGTTTTCCGGAAATCTTCCGCACGGAAGCTCCCTTGGAGCAGAAGCTGCGCTACGGGGAGAACCCACATCAGCAGGCGGCCCTCTACGGAAGCTTCTCTGAAGCGTTTCGTCAGTTGCAGGGCAAGGCGCTTTCTTTCAACAACATCATTGATATTTCGGCAGCTGCATTCCTCATCGGTGAATTTGAAAAGCCGACAGTGGGAATCCTGAAGCATACGAACCCTTGTGGTGTCGCTTCGGAGTTGGACCTTTGTGATGCTTGGGAAAAGGCGTTTGCGACCGACCGTCAGGCTCCCTTCGGCGGAATTATCGTATGCAATCAGAGCGTAACCGGTGAACTCGCGGAGCGCATTGCGAAGATTTTCTGTGAAGTCATCATTGCACCCGACTTTTCGAAGGAGGCTCTGGACATTTTCTCCAAGAAGAAGAATCTGCGTTTGATTGTCGCCCAGTCGGGGCTGCGATCGAGCTCGCTTCAGGACATTCGGAGCGTTGCCGGCGGACTGTTGGTTCAGGACCGCGACCAAAAACGTGTCCAACCCGGTGCTTGTAAAGTGGTGACCGATCGTCATCCGACCGAGGAAGAATGGGCGGCGATGATGTTCGGCTGGAAAGTTGTGAAGCACGTCAAGTCGAACGCGATTGTGTATGCGGGTGCCGAGCACACGATTGGAATTGGCGCCGGTCAGATGTCCCGGGTGGACAGCTCACGCATCGCGGTCTGGAAGGCCGGTGAGGCGGGTCTCTCCCTCAAGGGTTCGGCAATCGCCTCCGATGCTTTCTTCCCATTTGCCGATGGGCTTGCAGCGGCGGCTGACGCTGGGGCAACGGCAGCGATTCAGCCTGGCGGTTCGGTCCGGGATGAAGAGGTAATTGCCGAAGCGAATAAGCGCGGCATGGCCATGGTCTTTACCGGAGTCCGCCACTTCCGCCACTAA
- a CDS encoding ComF family protein gives MTSPKLQKSAFSHWAKSLLDLFYPRNCLLSGEPLGDGEFLYLTDWVSRRLPVIRDPRCPVCGHPFFGDIEESPVCQHCENLRPVFRQGRCGYLLKRDTRTILHSFKYRKKAYLAPDIALLLAKAPGFLEFIQDAVIVPVPLHPRKLRKRGFNQTEEILRHLEPHVPGGLNIRPLLQRLVDNDSQTRADRQERMKRVKGAFGIAPNAEIPDSQTRCLIFDDVFTTGATLNTCAQILNKAGIRQIDVAAFAHG, from the coding sequence ATGACCTCTCCTAAGCTCCAGAAATCCGCCTTCTCCCACTGGGCCAAGTCTCTGCTGGACCTCTTCTATCCCCGCAATTGCCTCCTTTCCGGAGAACCCCTCGGCGACGGCGAGTTTCTCTACCTGACCGACTGGGTTTCCCGCCGCTTGCCCGTCATCCGCGATCCCCGCTGCCCCGTCTGTGGGCACCCGTTCTTCGGCGATATTGAAGAGAGCCCCGTCTGCCAACATTGCGAAAACCTGCGCCCCGTTTTCCGCCAAGGCCGCTGTGGCTACCTTCTCAAACGGGATACTCGGACAATTCTTCACTCCTTTAAATATCGCAAGAAGGCCTATCTGGCCCCGGACATCGCCCTCCTTCTCGCCAAGGCCCCCGGCTTCCTCGAATTTATTCAGGATGCGGTGATCGTCCCAGTCCCCCTCCACCCGAGAAAACTCCGGAAGAGGGGCTTTAACCAGACCGAAGAGATTCTCCGTCACCTCGAACCCCATGTGCCCGGAGGACTCAATATCCGTCCACTGCTTCAAAGGCTCGTCGACAACGATTCACAGACGCGGGCCGATCGGCAGGAGCGGATGAAACGCGTGAAAGGAGCCTTTGGGATCGCTCCCAACGCAGAGATCCCCGATTCTCAGACTCGCTGCCTCATCTTTGACGACGTTTTCACCACCGGAGCGACTCTCAATACCTGTGCTCAAATCCTTAACAAAGCGGGAATTCGGCAAATTGATGTCGCTGCCTTTGCACATGGATAA
- a CDS encoding (Fe-S)-binding protein: MLDRPPFPRPPERVLFMATCLCDAFFDEAAKASVEVLEGLGIEVVIPQAQTCCGQPAFNGGDWKSSRAVVRHTLEVFAGDDPIIVPSGSCGAMMFHGAPLEFEKEKDLDLVKQTGARTWEIFDFLYRGLGIREWTGSWKGKIAVHSSCHTRGTGTPEAIRSLLGTIEGLELVDFAEPEQCCGFGGTFSVAFPNISRNMGTLKIGNVLETQPDLLVSGDMSCLMHLKGLAEKSGRSLPAKHAIELLRDTMNESSLSYVLANH; the protein is encoded by the coding sequence ATGTTGGATCGTCCTCCTTTTCCCCGCCCCCCTGAACGCGTCTTGTTCATGGCCACCTGTCTTTGTGACGCCTTCTTTGATGAAGCGGCCAAAGCGTCTGTAGAAGTGCTTGAAGGCCTCGGCATCGAGGTCGTCATTCCCCAAGCGCAAACCTGTTGTGGCCAGCCCGCATTCAATGGAGGCGACTGGAAATCGAGCCGGGCGGTCGTCCGTCATACGCTCGAAGTCTTCGCCGGCGACGATCCTATTATCGTTCCCTCCGGATCCTGTGGCGCCATGATGTTTCACGGGGCTCCGCTCGAATTTGAAAAAGAGAAGGACCTGGACCTCGTCAAGCAGACCGGAGCCCGCACTTGGGAGATTTTCGATTTCCTCTATCGGGGACTTGGAATTCGGGAGTGGACTGGGTCTTGGAAGGGCAAAATTGCTGTCCATAGCTCCTGCCATACCCGCGGAACCGGGACTCCGGAAGCGATTCGGAGTTTGCTTGGGACCATTGAGGGACTCGAATTGGTCGATTTCGCTGAACCCGAGCAGTGCTGCGGTTTTGGTGGAACCTTCTCAGTCGCTTTTCCCAACATTTCCCGGAACATGGGAACTCTTAAAATCGGCAATGTTCTCGAAACCCAGCCAGATCTTCTCGTTTCCGGTGACATGAGCTGCCTCATGCACCTGAAGGGACTTGCTGAGAAATCTGGACGAAGCCTGCCCGCGAAGCATGCCATCGAATTGCTGCGGGACACCATGAACGAATCCTCCCTAAGCTATGTCCTCGCAAATCATTGA
- a CDS encoding LutC/YkgG family protein: MTDRERIFTELRSAVAEKETPEPLPDLPLDDFISRPRRGTGDWEDFKRNFEGVNGDYLETGEDLKNLLIREKARVGYCPEDLQEIISPWLPEGVELRSTFDRSLVDEYDFGVTRGTFAIAETGTIALQDQKTPDRLGALAPWTHIAVVEKSNLLPTVVQAIQSLPKDPNVIWVTGPSKTADVEGILIEGVHGPGIQACFPI; the protein is encoded by the coding sequence ATGACTGATCGCGAAAGAATCTTCACGGAACTCCGCTCGGCTGTCGCCGAAAAGGAAACCCCCGAACCCCTCCCAGACCTCCCGCTGGACGACTTCATCTCCCGCCCCCGCCGGGGAACCGGAGATTGGGAGGACTTCAAGCGCAACTTCGAGGGGGTCAACGGAGACTACTTGGAAACCGGAGAAGACCTGAAAAACCTCCTAATCCGCGAAAAGGCGAGGGTAGGCTACTGCCCAGAAGACCTCCAAGAAATCATATCCCCCTGGCTCCCGGAAGGAGTAGAACTCCGTTCCACCTTCGACCGTTCCCTCGTCGACGAATACGATTTCGGCGTAACCCGAGGAACCTTCGCCATCGCCGAAACCGGAACCATAGCCCTCCAAGACCAGAAAACCCCGGACCGGCTGGGCGCCCTGGCCCCATGGACTCACATCGCCGTAGTCGAGAAGTCCAACCTCCTTCCCACAGTAGTCCAAGCCATCCAATCCCTGCCTAAAGACCCCAACGTAATTTGGGTAACAGGCCCTTCCAAAACAGCCGATGTCGAAGGAATCCTGATCGAAGGAGTCCACGGTCCGGGAATTCAGGCCTGCTTTCCGATCTAA
- the accD gene encoding acetyl-CoA carboxylase, carboxyltransferase subunit beta produces the protein MALFSKPNYSRVTVNRKDIPKGLWTKCPKSGEIIYNKELEQNLMVVPKSGYHFPLPAPARIDSLIDEGTWEEKDNDLVSVDPLQFRGPSSSYPEKLEQYQKKTQLKDAVLSGHGELSGIPVNLAVMDFRFLGASMGSVVGEKITRAIERGLDEKTPVIIVSTSGGARMYEGILSLMQMAKTSAALGRLAEARLPYISILTNPTMAGVMASFASLGDLIVAEPAALVGFAGPRVIKETTQQDLPPGFQTSEFLLDHGLIDQIIPRLEMKARLTHFLTAFTGRKLEETAAS, from the coding sequence ATGGCACTTTTCAGCAAACCGAACTATTCCCGAGTCACCGTTAATCGCAAGGACATCCCCAAGGGGCTGTGGACGAAATGTCCAAAATCCGGCGAAATCATCTATAATAAGGAGCTCGAGCAGAACCTGATGGTGGTGCCCAAGAGCGGCTACCACTTTCCACTTCCCGCGCCAGCCCGCATTGATTCTCTGATCGACGAGGGGACCTGGGAAGAAAAAGACAACGATCTGGTATCGGTCGATCCTCTTCAGTTCCGTGGCCCCTCCTCCTCCTATCCGGAGAAGCTGGAGCAGTATCAGAAAAAGACTCAGCTGAAGGACGCCGTTCTCTCGGGTCACGGTGAACTCTCCGGGATTCCGGTGAACCTGGCCGTCATGGATTTCCGTTTCCTTGGTGCCTCCATGGGTTCGGTAGTCGGAGAAAAGATCACCCGTGCGATTGAACGTGGGCTCGATGAGAAAACCCCGGTCATTATCGTCTCCACATCCGGTGGAGCCCGCATGTACGAAGGGATTCTCAGCCTCATGCAAATGGCCAAGACCAGCGCCGCTCTCGGCAGACTCGCCGAAGCCCGCCTGCCCTACATTTCTATCCTGACCAATCCCACGATGGCTGGCGTCATGGCCAGCTTCGCCTCATTGGGAGACCTGATCGTCGCTGAACCCGCAGCCCTAGTCGGTTTTGCCGGTCCTCGCGTCATCAAGGAAACCACGCAGCAAGACCTACCGCCCGGCTTCCAAACCTCCGAATTCCTTCTCGATCACGGGCTGATTGACCAAATCATCCCCCGTCTAGAGATGAAGGCCCGTCTCACCCACTTCCTCACCGCCTTCACCGGCCGGAAGCTCGAAGAGACCGCCGCCTCCTAA
- a CDS encoding LutB/LldF family L-lactate oxidation iron-sulfur protein: MSSQIIDQFAADLDGEVRTSVRSGSAAGTDKRHKVLFEDFPEADRMRELAGKVKQHTLDHLDKYLEQAEAALKANGAKVHFAWDAKAACDEVEAILRQSNAKTVTKSKSMVSEEVGLNDSLAERGFDVVETDLGEFILQLDGDHPSHVVKPIIHKNRSEIARTFEKHGLGEYNDEPETITRRARQFMRKKYLQAEATITGANFVSAESGRMCVVTNEGNSRFGLAGSRVHIALVGIEKIVPRDIDLSLLLNLLGRSATGQALTVYTEFIAGPKAEGAVSGPEEFHVVFVNNRRTEVLASNCREILRCIRCGACMNVCPVYRQASGHAYRSVYPGPLGAVLSPLLAGAEGFPELADLPKASSLCGACNEVCPVDIPIPDLLLKLRDRGKQEHNAQAAADTPPMGAWAWVAQSPALWRASLKSANMLNLLPYEKIPFGPLGRWTRDRTLPAWRGGKFRSWAKNRKKAAK; encoded by the coding sequence ATGTCCTCGCAAATCATTGATCAGTTCGCCGCGGATCTCGATGGAGAGGTCCGCACTTCGGTTCGCTCGGGAAGTGCCGCCGGAACCGATAAACGCCACAAGGTCCTCTTCGAAGATTTCCCGGAGGCCGATCGGATGCGGGAGCTGGCTGGCAAGGTGAAGCAGCATACGCTCGATCACTTGGATAAATATTTGGAGCAGGCTGAGGCTGCTTTGAAGGCGAATGGAGCCAAAGTCCACTTCGCGTGGGACGCCAAGGCGGCCTGCGATGAAGTCGAGGCGATCCTGCGTCAGTCCAATGCCAAGACGGTTACGAAATCGAAGAGTATGGTCAGCGAAGAGGTCGGCTTGAATGACAGTCTGGCTGAAAGAGGCTTTGACGTCGTCGAGACAGACTTAGGCGAATTCATCCTCCAGCTCGACGGCGATCATCCCAGCCATGTTGTTAAGCCGATCATTCACAAGAACCGGTCGGAAATCGCCAGAACCTTCGAAAAACATGGGCTAGGGGAGTACAACGACGAACCGGAGACCATTACCCGCCGCGCTCGTCAGTTCATGCGCAAGAAGTATCTGCAGGCCGAAGCGACCATCACGGGTGCAAATTTCGTGTCTGCCGAGTCGGGCCGGATGTGCGTGGTCACCAATGAGGGGAATTCCCGTTTCGGCTTGGCCGGATCACGCGTCCACATCGCTTTGGTGGGGATCGAGAAAATTGTCCCGCGGGACATCGACCTCTCCCTTCTTTTGAACCTGTTGGGCCGCTCGGCGACGGGACAGGCCCTGACCGTTTACACCGAATTCATTGCTGGGCCGAAAGCCGAAGGTGCCGTATCCGGCCCGGAAGAATTTCACGTCGTCTTTGTCAACAATCGCCGAACGGAAGTGTTGGCCTCCAATTGTCGGGAAATTCTCCGCTGCATCCGTTGTGGAGCCTGCATGAATGTCTGCCCAGTATACCGCCAAGCGTCTGGACACGCCTATCGCAGCGTCTATCCCGGACCTCTTGGAGCAGTCCTAAGCCCGCTCCTTGCCGGAGCCGAAGGCTTTCCCGAACTGGCCGATCTCCCCAAGGCCTCGAGCCTCTGTGGTGCGTGCAACGAAGTGTGTCCAGTCGACATTCCCATTCCGGATCTCCTCTTGAAACTGAGAGACCGCGGGAAGCAAGAGCACAACGCCCAAGCCGCTGCCGACACCCCTCCCATGGGAGCATGGGCTTGGGTCGCCCAATCGCCAGCCTTGTGGCGTGCCTCGTTGAAGTCGGCCAACATGTTAAATCTCCTCCCGTACGAAAAAATCCCCTTTGGCCCATTGGGTCGTTGGACCCGTGACCGAACCCTCCCCGCATGGCGCGGCGGAAAATTCCGGTCCTGGGCCAAAAACCGAAAGAAGGCGGCAAAATGA
- a CDS encoding universal stress protein, with product MIKKILLCTDGSSYSQEALKYAAWVSKVTGAEVTALYVSDLRRFELPTIMDVGGSLGIQPYQSLISSLQDAEKQKADLIEDFTRKAFASEGITEGISFKSETGLLSDTIEEFEKDFDLVILGKRGESAEHAMNHIGSTLERVVRASSRPCLVTNRQYREVKKVAFAFDDGASCRKLLSVLESSEWLKKLPIHLLSVAEDYENEGECAKKLKETEKRLIDAGYQVDAEMLGGMAEEAIADYVERKDIDLLLMGAYGHTRIRRFLIGSTTTEMLRRCKIPVLCFH from the coding sequence ATGATTAAGAAAATATTACTTTGCACTGATGGCTCCTCCTATTCTCAGGAAGCCTTAAAATACGCCGCTTGGGTTTCCAAGGTCACGGGAGCCGAGGTTACCGCGCTTTACGTCTCGGACCTGCGCCGATTTGAGCTGCCGACCATTATGGACGTCGGCGGAAGTTTGGGGATTCAGCCATATCAAAGCCTAATCTCCTCCCTCCAGGACGCCGAAAAGCAAAAAGCGGACTTGATCGAGGATTTTACCCGCAAGGCATTTGCCAGCGAAGGCATTACCGAGGGGATTTCCTTTAAATCGGAAACCGGCTTGCTCTCCGACACCATTGAGGAGTTCGAAAAGGATTTTGATTTGGTCATTCTCGGCAAGAGAGGCGAGTCGGCCGAACACGCGATGAATCACATCGGCTCCACTCTGGAGCGGGTCGTGCGCGCTAGCAGTCGTCCCTGCCTCGTGACCAATCGACAGTACCGTGAGGTCAAAAAAGTCGCCTTTGCCTTTGATGATGGGGCCAGTTGTCGGAAGCTCCTCTCCGTTCTCGAGAGTTCGGAGTGGTTGAAGAAGCTTCCCATTCATCTGCTTTCCGTTGCGGAAGACTATGAAAACGAAGGGGAGTGCGCCAAAAAGTTGAAAGAGACCGAAAAGCGCCTCATCGATGCGGGATATCAGGTGGACGCCGAGATGCTGGGCGGAATGGCTGAAGAGGCCATTGCAGACTATGTCGAGCGAAAGGATATCGACCTGCTTCTAATGGGCGCCTACGGGCATACCCGCATCCGCCGCTTTCTCATCGGTAGCACCACCACCGAAATGCTCCGCCGCTGCAAGATTCCTGTCCTCTGCTTCCATTGA
- a CDS encoding fumarylacetoacetate hydrolase family protein has product MRIARILTVGGPTYAVQHAGGGFSRLEGDLFGDLHDTGEAIEGSLLTPLVPPTIYCIGLNYRAHAEETGKKVPEFPVVFMKSPTALQHPEKPIILPDESVTQTVDYEAELTVIIGKDCKNVSREKALEVVFGYTCSNDVSARNWQTPRGGGQFCRAKTFDTFCPLGPVIVTADEIRDPGQLRLSTTLNGKTMQDSKTEDLIFDVPALIEFLSKDTTLAAGTIILTGTPQGVGVARDPAVYLKDGDVVEISIEGIGSLRNPVQAN; this is encoded by the coding sequence ATGAGAATCGCGAGAATCCTTACGGTCGGCGGCCCGACTTATGCAGTTCAACACGCCGGGGGAGGATTTTCCCGACTCGAAGGAGACCTCTTCGGAGATCTACACGATACGGGAGAAGCGATCGAAGGCTCACTCCTCACCCCGCTCGTTCCCCCGACCATCTACTGTATCGGACTCAACTACCGGGCCCACGCCGAAGAGACCGGGAAAAAAGTGCCGGAGTTTCCTGTCGTCTTCATGAAATCCCCAACCGCCCTGCAGCACCCGGAAAAGCCGATTATCCTCCCTGACGAATCCGTCACCCAGACCGTCGACTACGAAGCTGAGCTCACCGTCATTATTGGGAAGGACTGCAAGAACGTCTCGCGCGAGAAAGCCCTCGAGGTAGTCTTCGGCTACACTTGCTCCAACGACGTCAGTGCCCGCAATTGGCAAACCCCACGCGGAGGGGGACAGTTTTGCCGGGCCAAGACTTTCGACACCTTCTGCCCTCTCGGCCCCGTAATCGTCACCGCAGACGAAATACGAGATCCGGGACAACTCCGGCTCTCGACCACTCTGAATGGAAAGACCATGCAGGACTCCAAAACCGAGGACCTAATTTTTGACGTCCCAGCCCTCATCGAATTCTTGAGTAAGGATACCACCCTCGCCGCCGGAACCATTATTCTCACCGGCACCCCTCAGGGAGTTGGGGTCGCGCGGGATCCAGCCGTCTACCTCAAGGATGGAGATGTCGTCGAAATTTCAATCGAAGGAATCGGCTCCCTCCGGAATCCCGTTCAGGCCAATTAA
- a CDS encoding glucose-1-phosphate adenylyltransferase — MRKRIICVIMGGGRGSRLRPLTQQRCKPAVPLAGKYRLVDIPISNCLNSGLNQIYVLSQFNTASLHRHIQESYKFDPFGGGFVDILSAEQTESGDTWYQGTADAVRQNLMHFGARDSDLFLILSGDQLYRMDFNPMIRQHIEGKADITVAATTVSKDQAPAFGLMRVEDDFSIQEFVEKPEDPALIDSLTISEKLQGSLTQEHDGGVCLASMGLYLFNAGVLREALASNDADFGKEIIPNLLGQKKLDSYIFDGYWEDIGTVAAFFEANLRLTDTVPPFNFFDQENRIYSRARFLPASKINGASIERAVLADGCILSHCSLNRVVIGIRSMIREGSKLENVVMMGADSFELEDEDGNLNNNGAVPVGVGKNCTIRNAIIDKNARIGDGVHLDPSGLPDMYAKDGVIIRDGVLIVPKSVTVPTGFSLR, encoded by the coding sequence ATGCGGAAGCGGATTATTTGCGTGATCATGGGCGGTGGCAGAGGCTCCCGTCTTCGACCCCTCACCCAGCAGCGTTGCAAGCCGGCCGTTCCTCTCGCGGGGAAGTATCGTCTCGTCGATATACCGATCAGCAATTGCCTAAACTCCGGCCTGAACCAGATTTACGTTCTCAGCCAGTTTAACACTGCTTCGTTGCACCGACACATTCAGGAGTCCTACAAGTTTGACCCCTTTGGCGGTGGATTTGTCGACATCCTCTCGGCGGAGCAGACCGAATCCGGTGACACCTGGTATCAGGGGACGGCGGATGCAGTTCGTCAGAATTTGATGCACTTCGGAGCCCGGGATTCCGATCTCTTCCTCATCCTTTCCGGGGATCAGCTCTACCGGATGGATTTTAACCCGATGATCCGCCAGCATATTGAAGGGAAGGCCGACATCACCGTGGCCGCGACGACCGTTTCCAAAGACCAGGCCCCGGCCTTCGGTCTGATGCGGGTCGAGGACGATTTTTCCATCCAAGAGTTCGTGGAGAAGCCGGAAGATCCGGCTTTGATCGATAGTCTTACGATTAGTGAAAAATTGCAGGGATCTCTGACCCAAGAACATGACGGTGGGGTCTGCCTCGCCTCTATGGGACTCTATCTCTTCAATGCCGGTGTCCTGCGCGAAGCGCTGGCATCGAACGACGCTGATTTCGGGAAGGAGATTATTCCGAATCTACTCGGTCAGAAGAAACTGGATAGCTATATTTTCGACGGTTACTGGGAAGATATCGGGACCGTGGCCGCCTTCTTTGAGGCCAACCTTCGCCTTACCGATACCGTTCCTCCTTTCAATTTCTTCGACCAGGAGAATCGTATTTACTCCCGGGCGCGGTTCCTTCCCGCTTCCAAAATCAACGGCGCTTCGATCGAACGCGCTGTCCTCGCCGATGGTTGCATCCTCTCTCACTGCTCCCTGAATCGAGTGGTGATCGGGATCCGCTCAATGATCCGTGAAGGATCGAAGCTTGAGAACGTCGTCATGATGGGGGCGGATTCCTTCGAGCTCGAGGACGAAGACGGCAACTTGAACAACAACGGTGCGGTTCCCGTGGGAGTCGGCAAAAACTGTACCATCCGCAATGCCATTATCGACAAAAACGCTCGGATCGGCGATGGTGTACACCTCGATCCGTCCGGTCTTCCGGATATGTATGCCAAGGATGGCGTCATCATCCGTGATGGCGTCCTCATCGTCCCCAAGAGTGTTACCGTACCCACAGGATTTAGTCTCCGATGA